The following coding sequences are from one bacterium window:
- a CDS encoding pyridine nucleotide-disulfide oxidoreductase, giving the protein MSIKKIVILGLFVTVTLFVRELLPDEMMSLDYFKAQHQSLLEYTTMRPYLSAIGFLIAYVLVAALNLPIATFMSLLGGALFGLGQGTLLVSFGSTVGATISFILCRFFFRESIETKFPEAVKKIDRGIEREGSYYLFALRMVPIFPFFLINTVMGLTRLSIPVFFIVSQIGMLPGTLAYVYAGTQLGELTSSQSILSPRLLAAFVFIGLLPIFSRLLLDYLRARKLYKKYQRPDKFDYNVIAIGGGAAGLVTSYIAAAVKAKALLIEKHRMGGDCLNTGCVPSKALIKTAKVLHSIRTHEKYGLSSASCKFSFSDVMERVDDIIRKIEPHDSVERYTELGVDCVNGTARVIDPFRVQVDDKIYTTRNIVIATGAKPIVPNVPGLAEVSYYTSDTIWQIREQPKRLLVIGGGPVGCELGQAFQRLGTQVTIVQRNSRLLVKENTEVSKYIADQLTKEGVQLLLSHELSGFDNIEGEFMAICRGAQGETHLAFDAILFALGREANTRGFGLEELSIGLREDGTLETDEFLRTKYQNIFACG; this is encoded by the coding sequence ATGAGCATAAAAAAAATTGTTATTTTGGGTCTCTTCGTTACAGTCACTCTCTTCGTGCGGGAACTCTTGCCAGATGAGATGATGTCCCTTGATTATTTCAAGGCACAACATCAGTCGCTTCTCGAATATACTACGATGAGGCCGTACCTCTCAGCGATTGGATTTCTTATTGCTTACGTTCTCGTTGCGGCCTTGAATCTTCCCATAGCAACTTTCATGTCACTACTCGGTGGTGCCCTGTTCGGTCTTGGACAAGGAACGCTGCTTGTATCCTTTGGTAGCACTGTTGGAGCTACTATCTCTTTCATTCTTTGTCGTTTTTTCTTTCGAGAATCAATCGAGACAAAATTTCCAGAAGCAGTAAAGAAGATTGATAGAGGAATAGAAAGGGAAGGATCGTATTATCTCTTTGCGCTCAGAATGGTTCCTATCTTTCCATTTTTCCTCATTAATACGGTTATGGGCTTAACAAGACTTAGTATCCCTGTCTTCTTTATCGTAAGCCAAATCGGAATGCTACCAGGCACCCTTGCTTACGTATATGCAGGGACTCAGTTGGGAGAGCTTACAAGCAGCCAGAGTATTTTATCTCCTCGCCTACTTGCTGCTTTTGTCTTCATCGGGCTCCTTCCTATTTTTTCTCGATTACTACTCGATTACCTAAGAGCAAGAAAGCTATACAAGAAGTATCAAAGACCGGATAAGTTTGATTACAACGTAATTGCCATAGGAGGAGGCGCCGCTGGCTTAGTGACTTCCTACATTGCCGCTGCCGTCAAGGCAAAAGCGCTACTTATTGAAAAGCATCGAATGGGTGGAGACTGTCTGAATACAGGTTGCGTTCCCAGTAAAGCCCTCATCAAAACAGCAAAGGTGCTTCACAGCATCAGGACCCACGAAAAATATGGGCTTTCGAGTGCTTCATGCAAATTTTCCTTCTCAGATGTCATGGAAAGAGTAGATGATATAATTCGGAAGATAGAGCCGCATGATTCTGTTGAACGATATACCGAGCTTGGAGTTGACTGTGTGAATGGCACTGCTCGGGTCATTGATCCATTTCGGGTTCAAGTAGATGACAAGATTTATACCACGCGAAATATTGTAATAGCTACGGGAGCAAAACCAATCGTACCGAATGTCCCAGGCTTAGCTGAAGTTTCGTACTATACATCTGACACCATCTGGCAAATTCGGGAACAACCAAAGAGACTTCTTGTAATTGGAGGAGGTCCGGTGGGATGTGAGCTTGGGCAAGCATTTCAACGCCTCGGGACTCAGGTAACGATTGTGCAGAGGAACTCAAGGCTTTTGGTAAAAGAGAACACTGAAGTGAGTAAGTATATTGCGGATCAGCTCACCAAGGAAGGCGTTCAGCTCTTACTTTCGCATGAGCTGAGCGGTTTTGATAATATTGAGGGTGAGTTCATGGCAATATGCCGAGGAGCACAAGGAGAGACACATCTTGCATTTGATGCAATCCTGTTCGCTCTTGGGAGAGAGGCGAATACCCGTGGCTTTGGGTTAGAAGAGTTAAGCATAGGTTTGCGAGAAGATGGGACTCTAGAAACAGACGAGTTTTTACGCACAAAATATCAAAATATTTTCGCTTGTGGT
- the yaaA gene encoding peroxide stress protein YaaA — MLLALLSPSKTLRLDTTYSHSSSSTPELLGESRKVHRVLKELTPKKLEGLMSISPKLAKLNHERFQTFSGSSNPKNGSCALLTYSGDVYEGFELEDYTVGDFRNAQKSIRIISGLYGLLKPLDNIQPYRLEMKTRVSVNGHKDLYQFWGTKITDVLNKHIKEEKIKCVVNLASQEYAKAICFESIQAPLITIDFKDKKNGKLKTVGLFAKKARGRMANYIIRNKIRSPQELKDYRLDSYTFSKRLSDESNYVFIR; from the coding sequence ATGCTGTTAGCACTTTTATCTCCATCAAAGACTCTACGACTCGATACCACGTACTCACATTCCAGTTCATCAACACCCGAGCTTTTGGGAGAATCTCGAAAAGTTCACAGGGTCTTGAAAGAATTAACTCCAAAGAAGCTTGAGGGCCTTATGAGCATTAGTCCCAAGCTCGCCAAACTCAATCATGAACGATTCCAGACATTCTCCGGTTCCTCCAATCCGAAAAATGGAAGCTGCGCTCTGCTCACATATAGCGGGGATGTTTATGAAGGATTTGAGCTGGAAGATTATACGGTGGGAGATTTCAGAAACGCCCAGAAATCTATTCGAATTATCTCTGGCTTATATGGACTATTAAAACCTCTGGATAACATTCAACCATACCGACTCGAAATGAAAACTCGGGTTTCAGTTAACGGCCACAAAGATCTTTATCAGTTTTGGGGAACAAAGATCACCGATGTTCTCAACAAGCATATCAAGGAGGAAAAGATAAAGTGCGTAGTCAATCTCGCCTCACAAGAATATGCTAAGGCTATTTGTTTTGAATCGATTCAAGCACCACTGATCACAATAGATTTTAAAGACAAGAAGAATGGAAAGTTGAAGACTGTCGGGCTCTTCGCAAAAAAGGCTCGCGGGCGCATGGCAAACTACATCATTCGCAACAAGATAAGATCTCCTCAAGAACTCAAGGATTACCGACTCGACAGCTATACTTTCTCAAAGCGCCTCTCAGATGAGAGTAATTATGTATTTATTCGGTAG
- a CDS encoding chemotaxis protein CheX produces the protein MSNNDTKELEAVVESVRYVLESIGLIPVSVDEHSKQAEHCFYGDIIGAMSLTGAGVDGTLILGFETAAALAVVSAMFGEEYGQLDEVSKSMIAEIANMVCGRVKIRMSEYGYSIGMAVPQLFFPGDMLPPTLSKEGVHTVRCHVKQGGFQVSLDFGAV, from the coding sequence ATGTCTAATAACGATACAAAAGAGTTGGAAGCGGTCGTGGAGTCCGTGCGCTATGTTTTGGAGTCTATCGGACTAATTCCTGTCTCTGTGGATGAGCATTCGAAACAAGCCGAGCACTGCTTTTATGGTGATATCATTGGGGCGATGAGTCTGACGGGCGCTGGGGTGGATGGCACTCTGATTTTAGGTTTTGAGACGGCCGCGGCACTTGCTGTGGTATCAGCGATGTTTGGGGAAGAGTACGGTCAGCTCGATGAGGTTTCAAAGAGTATGATAGCTGAAATTGCTAATATGGTCTGTGGTCGCGTAAAGATACGGATGAGTGAGTATGGATATTCTATCGGCATGGCTGTACCCCAGCTTTTCTTTCCTGGCGATATGCTGCCCCCAACCTTATCAAAAGAGGGCGTACATACCGTGCGGTGCCATGTCAAGCAGGGAGGTTTTCAAGTAAGTCTTGATTTTGGAGCGGTATAA
- a CDS encoding RidA family protein — MVEYINDSEGAPSAIGPYSQATRVGDMIFLSGQVPLDAETGKLVEGGIEAQANQVMKNLSLVLKNVGGDFSNVCKTTILLQDLSHFGVVNEIYGAWMKDSRPARATFEVAGLPLGSLIEIEMIANIPKRP, encoded by the coding sequence ATGGTTGAATATATAAATGATTCTGAGGGAGCACCTAGTGCTATCGGTCCATACTCACAAGCGACTCGTGTCGGTGATATGATCTTTTTGTCTGGTCAAGTTCCGCTCGACGCAGAAACGGGCAAACTTGTTGAAGGAGGGATAGAGGCTCAAGCAAATCAAGTGATGAAAAACCTCTCTCTTGTTCTGAAGAACGTAGGTGGAGACTTCTCAAATGTTTGCAAGACAACCATTCTTCTACAGGACCTCTCGCATTTTGGCGTTGTAAATGAAATCTATGGGGCATGGATGAAGGACTCGCGTCCAGCTAGAGCGACCTTTGAAGTGGCAGGCCTTCCCTTGGGATCACTGATTGAAATAGAGATGATTGCTAATATCCCGAAACGCCCTTAA
- a CDS encoding AsmA family protein yields MKKIILGLLALLLVVIVGALGYLSFQSDNIIAKLKPEIEAQGSAALQSKLSIGEMHLKLFPSIAFSINSLTIAENKDETKRLSFGGGAIHVSLFKLFTGTVAIKSIFLDSPAITIHQTQSGVKIDGLSQLGQKATVEAQAISKADSADTEDSQPSAPSSLPGWLQVNLDSVSLENGRIQVYQESGEVITVQDIQLDTGISLKGSKLLLSELVASLQIIDQGNFRVELSEGEVDLQSLTGTLKKTRTEVSLARGALDTELTIRDARVSPQEFGMSSISFGGQTPALHKFSGDFENVRFLPSQTKIAIEAGSIKALKGQITLQGALSLSSMKGEMTMELNEIEKNGEKLNGLIAIRGNGNQITLTADPIEIFGGKVSSTINSQPQKDPIPFSIATSLLGIDIERLTRFALPKSPILVTGNVEKLTANASGQTGTDMAKHLSADLSLLLREGSFTGGNIAALVLQSLEKVPFVKSTMSDAVPGEHSGAMSDSTTPIRQLNTTGKIKNERIEVNSLLMESALFSLEGRGTINFDQSLNLKATFRFIAPFSLAVVAKVPELNKLLDKENRLVIPLQIIGTATTPVILPNIEEILKLGAGKALQEKATGFIGKALGKGSSSKGGKSLFGF; encoded by the coding sequence ATGAAAAAAATAATACTCGGCTTACTCGCTCTTCTCCTAGTAGTCATAGTGGGAGCTCTCGGCTATCTTTCATTCCAATCAGATAACATCATCGCCAAGTTGAAGCCAGAAATAGAAGCTCAGGGAAGCGCTGCCCTTCAAAGCAAACTCTCAATCGGTGAAATGCATCTCAAGCTGTTTCCGTCGATCGCATTCTCGATTAATTCTTTAACCATTGCGGAGAATAAGGATGAGACCAAAAGGCTCTCCTTTGGCGGAGGAGCGATACACGTTTCTTTATTCAAACTGTTCACGGGTACCGTTGCGATTAAGTCAATTTTTCTAGACTCTCCCGCAATCACCATTCATCAAACTCAGTCGGGAGTGAAGATTGATGGACTATCTCAATTAGGACAGAAGGCCACCGTAGAGGCTCAAGCAATATCCAAAGCTGACAGTGCTGATACAGAGGATTCTCAGCCATCAGCTCCTTCCTCTTTACCAGGCTGGCTACAGGTAAATCTGGATTCAGTCTCATTAGAGAATGGAAGAATCCAAGTCTATCAAGAATCTGGAGAGGTGATTACCGTACAGGACATCCAACTCGATACCGGGATTTCCTTAAAAGGTTCTAAGCTCTTGCTCTCTGAACTTGTCGCTTCTTTACAAATTATTGACCAAGGCAACTTCCGCGTTGAACTTTCAGAGGGTGAAGTTGACCTCCAATCACTAACTGGAACATTAAAAAAGACACGAACAGAAGTATCACTTGCTAGGGGAGCCCTTGATACCGAACTCACCATCCGTGATGCTCGTGTATCTCCACAAGAATTCGGTATGAGTTCGATTTCTTTCGGTGGGCAGACACCCGCACTTCATAAGTTCTCCGGAGACTTCGAAAATGTAAGATTTCTTCCATCGCAGACTAAGATAGCGATTGAAGCAGGTTCTATTAAAGCTCTGAAGGGTCAGATTACCCTTCAGGGAGCATTGTCTCTATCCTCCATGAAGGGAGAGATGACGATGGAGCTCAATGAAATTGAGAAAAACGGGGAGAAGCTTAACGGATTAATTGCGATTCGGGGTAATGGAAATCAGATAACATTAACGGCGGACCCAATAGAGATTTTTGGTGGCAAAGTTTCATCTACGATAAACAGCCAGCCTCAAAAAGATCCGATTCCATTTTCCATAGCAACTTCCCTCCTCGGGATCGATATAGAGAGATTAACTCGTTTTGCGCTACCGAAGAGTCCTATACTCGTAACAGGCAATGTCGAAAAGCTAACGGCTAATGCTTCTGGGCAAACCGGCACAGACATGGCTAAACACCTCAGTGCGGATCTCAGCCTCTTGTTACGAGAAGGCTCTTTCACGGGAGGGAATATTGCGGCTCTGGTACTACAATCACTTGAAAAGGTGCCATTCGTTAAGAGCACAATGAGCGATGCTGTCCCCGGCGAACACTCAGGGGCCATGTCAGATTCCACTACTCCAATTCGACAGCTTAATACCACCGGGAAAATTAAGAATGAGCGAATCGAAGTGAATTCTCTTTTAATGGAATCAGCTCTTTTTTCTCTTGAAGGGAGGGGAACAATAAATTTTGACCAATCTCTTAATCTCAAAGCGACATTTCGTTTCATTGCGCCATTTTCTCTAGCTGTTGTTGCAAAAGTACCAGAGCTCAACAAGTTACTTGATAAAGAGAATCGGCTTGTGATTCCGCTCCAGATAATAGGAACAGCTACTACTCCCGTTATACTGCCAAACATAGAGGAAATACTGAAGCTGGGTGCAGGGAAAGCTCTTCAGGAGAAAGCTACAGGCTTTATTGGAAAGGCCTTAGGGAAAGGAAGCTCATCAAAGGGTGGAAAAAGTCTTTTTGGATTCTAA